taactacggtaaatgtttttttttctggtcgGGGCAAAATGTAATGCATATATTCATCCTGGTTTATGGGACCGAATCGCACTAATGCTGCTGCAGATTTTAGGAGACGTGGGAcgacaaaaaatattaaattctaaCTTAAGTCTGCAAAGGAAATTTATTCTTATGGTTGCGTACATTGTGGCTGGTGATTGGCCTTTAATTGTGTGCTTGTACTTCCTCCTTTGACAATAAAAGAGCCAAGTTAGGACTGAGGTCAGGAAAAAGGgaacatataaatttttatatatagtttccAAGCCAACATGGGGGAATGTTGACTTTTTTACGGGGTAGGAGAGGAGAGATCAAAAGTTGTGTTCTTTGAGAACATAACCGCCCCTACTCTAGAAGTGCTTTACCAGCAGTTAAACGAAACCGTGTTTTGGTTGCTCCCTAATAAATTCATGATTGCATGATTCGGATTGCAGGTCTGTAGAATGAAGTTAGTTTTGGGTATACATGTGTTTGATAACTTTCAGGGTGGAAAAGCAGAACGTGTGTAAAACATGAATAAACTTTGTGTTCAGAGATAGCATTGAAACTACCGTCTGTAAAGCTCTACAAGTTCTTCACGTTAACTTAGGAGAGTTTGCTATTCGAAGTCtcgaaaaaaatttttttaatgccgTCACCTCTTTCCTAAAAGTGTAGGTAGAAGGTAAGCACTGCACAATCATCAGAAGAGGCAAGATTAATTTCCTTGACATTGAAGAGTTCTTGGATAATTACTAAATTTGTCCTtgttaaataaaagtataaaacaaagatttttttcttttttaagatttgtACAGAGCTCAGTAAAAATCTTAACCATGTTTTCTTTAACAGAAAGTTCTGTTTTTGTGATCTTAAAAATAAGGGGAAGATATTTTTCAACTTTGCAATTTCTTATACCAGAAGACGATGCGATAATTCTCTGTACACAGAACAGCACGGAAACTTGATGAAAGCCTAAAATATTAGCTGACTTTGTTAAAAATGTCTGTGTGAGCGGTATATTATTACCTATCTTTTTTGATGCTGTATTTTAACTAATTGGCTGAAATATCTGCCTGTTtgcctttttacatttttctttccttaatctTTCTCCATCTTGAGATTActgtaaagttaatttttaatgaaaacagttGCAAGTTTTACCCCCGGTGGGTTTGGGACATCATTTTAATTGAGAGGCCAACAGGTAAGTCCTCATGTCAGTGCTGCTTGAGGAACAAACCTATGAGGTCAGCTTTCCCAAAGGAAAAAGGACAGAagggatttgtttgtttttacatctCGTTTCTGTAATACACCTTTGACTTCATAACTGATGAGACTTTAAACAGAAGATAAGCATGTGGTGTATTGATACACTGCACATTAAATACTACACAGTAGACATGTTTTCAAAGCGTATCTGTCACAGTGTGTACTTCTGACTTGTGTCATTTACCTAGAACTAAATATTTTGAAGGTCCAAAATACTCAGAAAACGtgattgattttgttttatcTAGCTTATCAGCTCATAATGGTTACAAGTGGTATTATTTCGAGTCCATGGTATTATTATGTATTCTATTTTAACTGTTTcctggttttgtatttttggtattgGAATGGTGATTATGAAATTAATGAGAAATCTTCAGAAATCAGATTACAAAAgagtagttatttttttaaagacaaggtttcaccacgttggtcaggctggtcttgaactcccgacctcaggtgatccgcccgccttggcctccaaagtggttgggttacaggggtgagccaccacgcctggcccaaaggAGTAGTTCTTAAATACAGAAGTAGTTGTGAAAATTTGTGATAGCAATGTGTGTAGTAGCAGTTTTGTCTCAGatatatttgtttctaatttgttATTCAGAGGCTGTTGAAATGTTGAGTCATTATGCTGTCTGTGTGGAATCCCGTAGTACTGAATGCCCTGCAGTGATTTTTCCACCCATCTTAGCACTGAAGTTGTGGGCTGTACCTGCATGTCTTTATGGCTGTACCTGCATGCCCTTTAACTCAAGTAATTGGTCAGTACCTGTATGGGTCTTTTATACCACCCGTTGGTGCCTAAACTTAACTGCTGCTGCACACTTGATTACAAGGAATAAATGCTAAGTTTTTCTCAGTATTGATGGATGGTATCCGAAAGTATTTTTATGTTGCTTTAGCATGGCTTAAAATTTGAACTTAAATGTGTCAAGTTGGTATGGTCATATTAATACCAatgcttttcagatttttcaaacacctaaatgaaaatgataaattcaAAATTGATATTTTCAGTTTCTCATATGATATCAAGGGATGAACTCTAGCAGGATAGCCAACATGACTGTGCGACATGGTGCTTTTTTTCAGGTGAATGGTCTTAATGTGAGGGTTAAGGTCTTGTGAGGACAGTGGTTGATTATTGTTCATGTTCAAAACAAATTTGGGGATGGGTGGGGATACTGTGAACAAGACACTTCCAATATTCTACCTCGTTTGTCCTGTCATGTGGAACTGTAGGGAATGGTTTGGGTAATGGCAACAGTGATGAAGTATGGCTCAGGCTTTAGGATGTGTCAAACATCTAATGAGGCTTGACCTGCAAGTACTATTAAAATCTTCTTAGCATATGCTGTTTTCCTGATTACTGGGGTGGGTCCTAAGTCTAATGTAACAGGTATATCAACTGATTGATGTGTGATAGACATTAATATGACAGCTATTGCAGATATAATCATACAAAAAGATCTTTCATAAGCTTGAATATTGGACTCTTATGTGAGATGTCCCTCTCTCAAACCTTGCTGTGAAGTCAGCACCATTGGGCACATTACTTGTCTGAcatgagggaaaaaaagtaaaaatgtaaggGGTAAAGTTTgtacttaaatatattattattttatcatagGATAAATCTTCAGACAAAAAAGTGCaaacaaaagggaaaaggggAGCAAAGGGAAAACAGGCTGAAGTGACTAACCAAGAAACTAAAGAAGATTTACCTGCAGAAAACGGGGAAACAAAAACTGAGGAGGTCAgcgtgagcgtgtgtgtgtgtgtgtgtgtgtgtgagagtgtgtgtgtgtgtgtgagtgagattGATTTTGACTCTGAACAGTAGATAATAAATGGTATGTTTTTTGTAGCAGGTAAGTCTTTATTCATTATAATATCCAGCAAAGTTTTGTACAGTATCCCAGAGTGAATGAAGGTCTAAGTAATAACCTAGATCAAGCAAATAAAAGACTAGTGttattaatctttgtttttagagacagtgttcgttacccaggctgaatctttattgttttaagctatgaggaaaggatttttttttctttttattaatcaaaTGAAGCAGTGGGAGTACAGACAgcacaaagaaatctgtaacagGTTTTGATTTGTTGTGAACACTACTGCACAGCTGAGAAGCTGTTTCTTGAAAAGTAACCGAAGCAAGGTTCAGTTAAGCCAGGCCTTCATTTTACGTTTGTTAGCTAAGTTAGAAAAGATAAGTACTTTAGggtagtaatttttaaatgttgatgtttatatgtcaaattcttttttttttttttttgagacggagtttcgcccttgttacccaggctggaatgcaatggcgcgatctcggctcaccgcaacctccgcctcctgggctcaggcaattctcctgcctcaacctcctgagtagctgggattacaggcacatgccaccgtgcccagctaatttttttgtattttgagtagagacggggtttcaccatgtcgaccaggatggtctcgatctctcgaccttgtgatccacccgcctcggcctcccaaagtgctgggatgacaggcttgagccaccgcgcccggcccaaattctTAAGTGACAAACTGCTTACTCCTAAATTTAGAAATTTACGATCccagtttgttttttaacttgtaCTTCATAGTTtatcgagacagagtttcactctttctgcccaagctggagtgcagtggcgcagtcttggctccctACAATCTCCACctgctggcttcaagtgattctcctgcctcgggctcctgggtagctgggattacaggcacccaccaccacacccggctgattttttgtatttttagtagaaatgggatttcaccatgttagtgaggctggtcttaagactcctgacctcgggtgatctgcgcgcctcagcctcccaaagtgtttgaattacaggtgtgagccacctcacctggcctgtaCTTCCTAATTCTCACCGTAGATAAAATATTGTGTGATCATAAGATCACATTGCTAATCTACTTCGGATTTTAAGGAAGAACTTGACCTTCTAATACACGTTATCAAATTACAGTTGGTTCTCCGTTGTTTATAGCTGTGTTCTATTAATACAAGGCTGCCACAAGTATGAAACCATTTCACATAGGGGAAATACAGGATTGGGTTCCTACAAACCTCTGAtcacaacattttcatcaactgatAAATACGTGGCCTTGttatatgtgtgtttctgttacACGTgccttatttaatatttgttaaattccCGTTGAACTCGCTACCAATAGCGCACTGTAATTGGTGCGTGAACAAAGCTCTCCAATACATGTTCTTTGTGTGGCACATCACAGCCTTGGATTTAGCAACATTAGATAGCACTTGGAGAAGATGCttgggggccattttaaacagcaaaatcatcAGTAAAAAGCACAAAGATGTAAAATAGTGGCACTAAGTAGACCAGAAAAAAGACAGTTGGTAAGGTCATTAGAGCTTAAACAAGACAGTGACCTCAGCCTGGAATGTACATGTGGTACAACTCGCATTTTTTGCTTCTCTGATACGCACATTACCATGAAGTGCTAGAAGTACTGATTCGGAGTTGGGAGGGTGGttacaaaagtatttttaaacaagAGTAGGTGACTTTACAGACAACAAAGAttattgacttttttaaaagatcttatagttgcatataaataaaatgacaacGTATTCCTAAAGATCtcaatttcctttgttttgcagaGTCCAGCCTCTGatgaagcaggagagaaagaagccaagTCTGATTAATACCATATACCATGTCTTACCAGTGGTCCCTGTCTCCCTTCTTGTACAATCCAGAGGAATATTTTTATCAACTATTTTGTAAATGCAAGTTTTTTAGTAgctctagaaacatttttaagaaggagGGAATCCCACCTCATCccattttttaagtgtaaatgcttttttttaagaggtgaaatcattttctggttgtttattttttggtacaACCAGAAAATCGTATGGGATATTGAATTATGGGAGGCTTTGAGTGTCTCGGGTGTCAGCTTAACATTCCATAGATGGGGGGTTAGTTTTTATATCCTATAATACAAAGCATATTAAATGGCAATACAGAGTCAGTCCTGCATTTTAATgtcttgaacattttaaattctattcccatgttgttttttagtagaattgtttcctaaagaaaaccactCTGATTGTGGCTCTCCCTGTCAGAATTGTGTGCACTCTGTAACATCTTTGGTGTGGTAGTCCTGTTTTCTTAATAACTTTGTTACTGTGCTGTGAACgattaaaaatttgaatatgtaGTGTACATGCTATTCAGTTGTGAATTGTTGGGATGTATGTAACAGCTTATCAACGTGAAGATACAGGTACTTGATAGCCTCTTACAGAAAATTTGCATCTAAATTTTAAGCTGGAAAGTCACtggaataactttaaaaaagaattacaatacatggctttttagatttttgttaCGTATGTTAAGAATTGCGTACAAATGGAAATGTCTGTACTGATCCTCAACCAATAAAATCTCAATTATGAAACAGTATTTTCAAGCATGTGGATTAAGTTctggtttacattttatttacagaattttcacatttgagcctggccaacatggtgaaaccctttctctactaaaaatacaagaatttgtgaggcatggtggcttgcacctgtagtcccagctactcgggaggctgagccaggagaatcacttgaacctgggaggtggagtttgtagcGTCCCCAGATGACACCACCGCaagcagtgagaccctgtctcaaaaaaaaagttccacatttggtcttccaaagttcttttattttaaagagtcaaatgtttagtttttgtttgctgCAGTCATGAGTCACGATACTGTCTTAAGAAACATTGTTTTATTGTGTGAACAACATAGTGTGTCTTAAACTTCAGTGGCGTGGCCTATTACATACGTAGGCTGCATGGTTGAACCTGTTGCTCCTGGGCAATGGACTTAGACAACATGTTACTGTGTGAATACTATAGGGAGTTGTACTACAACGGTGTTTGTCTATGTAAACTTAGATGAGTGTAGTAAAACTACAGTGTTCTATAATACGGGACCATTATGTGGTTCATTCACACATGGGACATGACTACTTGAGATACCTGCTATGTCCTTTGAAGTGCTTGACTATATTGGTTTAATGGAAGAACAATCCAGTGTCTTCTGAATTAAAGCAAATACGTAATTACTATCTCTTCGTATGTTAAAGAAAAGCACggagaaggccaggcatggtggctcacacctataatcccagcactttgcgaggccgaagcaggtagttcacctgaggtcgggaattggacactagcctggccaacatggtgaaacctggtgtctactaagaacataaaaataaggtGGGcttggtggccggcacctgtaatcccagctgctcaggaggctgaggcaggagaattacttgaacctaggaagtagaggttgcagcaagccgagttcacaccattgcaccccagcctgggtgacaagagtgaaactcagtctcaaaaaaaaaaaaaaaatactgggccgggcgtggtggctcaagcctgtaatcccagcactttgggaggccgaggcgggtggatcacgaggtcaacagatcgagaccatcctggtcaacatggtgaaaccccgtctctacttaaaatacaaaaaaaattagctgggcatggtggctcgtgcctgtaatcccaactactcgggaggctgaggcaggagaactgcctgaaaccaggaggcggaggttgcggtgagccgagatcgcgccattgcactccagcctgggtaacaagactgaaacgccatctcaaaaaaaaaattgtagaaaagcATAAAAGAAGTACTTTAAGTTCCTGCCTGGAACTACTCAGGCTTTTCTACAGTTTTTTGGGGGAAAGGCTTGCCTTGTTTTATCTGGCCACTCAGGTGGcccattctcatttttttttttttatcctaccCACAGGAAGGAACACATTTTTGTGAGAAACCAACTTCAactgtcaaaggaaaaaaaaaagttttttaaagccACCATGGGGACTGGATGTGGCAGTCAcaccagcgctttgggaggccaaggtaggaggattacttgagtctgaGTTGAgaatcagcctgggcagcagcgAGACcccatttttatagaaaatttttaaaattagctgagcattgtgatgcatgtctgtggtcccagctactcaggaggcagaagcaggaggatcacaagccCAAgatttcgaggctgcagtgagctaagattgtgtcactgcactctagcctgggggacaaagatcttgtctcaaaagcCACTTTGAGGCATGTTTTCTGGGATCAGTACAGAAAGTTAATCTCTTGCCCTTCCACCAGTTGACAGTACTTTTGAGTGATGAAAATGGTTGACTGGATGTACCAATATCAGATATTTAAAAGTGTGAGTGCTCGCTtgggcagcacatatactaaaattggaacaatacagagaagattagcatagCCCCTgcgcaaattttttttaaataaaaatttaataataaaaagtataaggAAGAGAACTTCTTATCAGATAGCAATGGGTTGATTAGAAAAACTAGTGAACAAAAACCTTACATTCTCTTGGCTTCTCAGAGGTTGAGCTTGTTGTGCGTCAGATGTGGGTTAATCAGGATTTAAGGCACAGATCTTGGTACTTAGCTTGGATTCATGGTAATCATGGAGGCCCCAGGGGGAGGTTCTGTTCTGTTGTAGCAGTTTGGGAAATGTGTGTAAAAGTCTTGGGGTAGGGATGAGATCAGGAGGATGGAACGGATGCAGGGGTGAGAAATATGTGTGTAATCATAGCGGAGCAATTAATACTCATTAAAAAAACTTAGGAACTGCAGACAAGCTAAAAACACTCTTAATTCGCTTACTTAGACAACTGTTTAGCTATTTAAAGATGCATTTTTCTCAGATCCTATTCTATGCTTATATGATTATACAAAGTAGTGTTGTACATCCTATTTTGTAGTCTTGAGCATACTATGACCTTTCTCCTGTGTCAATGAGTATACTTAACAGCGTTTGTAAGCACTGTGTAGTTTATTTCAAGAATATGTAATTTGTCAGACATTTAGACTTTTGCATTAAAACAAGCATTGGCAAACTAAAAGCTAATCTCTACTAACCCACACAGATAGACCTAAAGATGTATCTGCTTAGCACAATCCCCATTTGCTCCATGAGTTTGCAATAGAAATACTTGGTTAAAACACCAagtaaggccgggcgtggtggctcaagcctgtaatcccagcactttgggaggccgaggcgggtggatcacgaggttgagagatcaagaccatcctggtcaacatggtgaaaccccgtctctactaaaaatacaaaaaactagcggggcgtggtggcgcgtgcctgtaatcccagctacttaggaggctgaggcaggagaattgcctgagcccgggaggcggaggttgcggtgagccgagatcgcgccattgcactccagcctgggtaacaagagcgaaactctgtctcaaaaaaaaaaaaaaaaaaaacacaccaagtaatgccggcgcggtggctcaaacctgtaatcccagcactttgggaggctgaggcgggtggatcacgaggtcaagagatcaagaccatcctggtcaatatggtgaaaccccgtctctactaaaaatacaaaaaattagctgggcatggtggcacatgcctgtaatccgagctactcaggaggctgaggaaggagaattgcctgaacccaagaggcggaggttgcggtgagccgagatcgcgccattgcactccagcctgggtaacgagagcgaaactccgtctcaaaacaaacaaacaaacaaaaaaaaaacaagtaattttgAGAATTAGAATTGAGAATTTCTAAGCAATTAGGCTTAAAGTAGATCATGGGAAGCAGCTCATCAATTGGTAACAATTGCTTTTATTTCAAGATTGTGAAAGTTAGATTACATCTTTCGAAACttccaaaaatataaagtaagaaACCATTTAGGGTCcctgcgtggtggctcacccctgtaatcctagcattttgggaggctgaggcgggcaaatcattttgaggtcaggagtttaacaaggtgaaaccccatctctactgaaatagaaaaatcagctggtggtgggcgcttgtagtcccagctcctcgggaggctgaggctggagaatcacttaaaccagtcAGCGGAgatctaccactgcactccagcctgagtgacagagcaagactctgcctcagaaaacaagcaaacaaaaccattTAATCCCAGAAGCTACAAGCAATTATTTTAGACATGGTgaaatttcttcatatgtttgggtttttccttaactgtaaaatgTTTTGGTACTTGCTTAATATTTCATCGTGTGGTAAAAACCATGATTTGGCGattacagtttgtttttttttttagaggtggggtttcaccatattggtcaggctggtcttgaactccccatctcaggtgatccccgtgccttggcctcctaagtgcttggattacaggcgtgagccaccatgccggacCGACGGCCATTACAGTTTTTTATCATTCCTCTAT
The Saimiri boliviensis isolate mSaiBol1 chromosome 18, mSaiBol1.pri, whole genome shotgun sequence genome window above contains:
- the HMGN1 gene encoding non-histone chromosomal protein HMG-14 isoform X3 gives rise to the protein MPKRKVSSAEGAAKEEPKRRSARLSADKSSDKKVQTKGKRGAKGKQAEVTNQETKEDLPAENGETKTEESPASDEAGEKEAKSD
- the HMGN1 gene encoding non-histone chromosomal protein HMG-14 isoform X1 codes for the protein MPKRKVSSAEGAAKEEPKRRSARLSAKPPAKVEAKPKKAAAKDKSSDKKVQTKGKRGAKGKQAEVTNQETKEDLPAENGETKTEESPASDEAGEKEAKSD
- the HMGN1 gene encoding non-histone chromosomal protein HMG-14 isoform X2, which gives rise to MPKRKVSSAEGAAKEEKPPAKVEAKPKKAAAKDKSSDKKVQTKGKRGAKGKQAEVTNQETKEDLPAENGETKTEESPASDEAGEKEAKSD